In Prochlorococcus marinus str. MIT 1214, one DNA window encodes the following:
- the groL gene encoding chaperonin GroEL (60 kDa chaperone family; promotes refolding of misfolded polypeptides especially under stressful conditions; forms two stacked rings of heptamers to form a barrel-shaped 14mer; ends can be capped by GroES; misfolded proteins enter the barrel where they are refolded when GroES binds) gives MAKLLSFSDESRGALEKGVNNLANALKVTIGPKGRNVVIEKKFGAPDIVNDGVTIAKEIDLEDPFENIGAKLIEQVASKTKEKAGDGTTTATVLAQFMVQEGLRNTAAGASPIELRRGMEKAVAQIVDDLKKKSNSVSGDAIKQVATVSAGGDEEIGSMIADAIDKVSFDGVITVEESKSLATELDITEGMAFDRGYSSPYFVTDEDRLICEFENPSILITDKKISSIADLIPVLETVQKNGTPLIILAEEVEGEALATLVVNKNRGVLQVAAVRAPSFGERRKAALGDIAVLTGGTLISEDKAMSLEKVQISDLGQARRVTITKDTTTIVANETQNTELSNRIASIKRELDETDSEYDQEKLNERIAKLAGGVAVIKVGAPTETELKNRKLRIEDALNATRAAIEEGIVAGGGTTLLELSDGLEDLSNKLEGDQRTGVEIIKRALSAPTKQIAINAGFNGDVVVSDIKRLGKGFNAQTGEYVDLLEAGILDASKVIRLALQDAVSIASLLITTEVVIADKPEPPSAPGAEGGDPMGGMGGMGGMGGMGGMGGMGGMGMPGMM, from the coding sequence ATGGCAAAGCTTCTAAGTTTTTCAGACGAATCTCGTGGTGCTCTCGAAAAAGGAGTAAACAATTTAGCCAATGCTCTTAAAGTGACAATTGGCCCTAAAGGTAGAAATGTTGTTATTGAAAAAAAATTTGGAGCTCCAGATATTGTTAATGATGGAGTAACTATTGCTAAGGAGATAGATCTTGAAGATCCATTTGAAAATATAGGAGCAAAGCTTATTGAACAAGTCGCATCAAAAACGAAAGAAAAAGCTGGGGATGGAACAACTACTGCAACAGTTTTAGCCCAATTTATGGTTCAAGAGGGTTTAAGGAATACAGCAGCTGGAGCAAGCCCAATCGAATTAAGGAGGGGAATGGAAAAGGCTGTAGCTCAAATAGTTGATGATCTCAAGAAAAAAAGTAATTCAGTCAGTGGCGATGCAATTAAACAAGTTGCGACAGTAAGTGCTGGTGGAGACGAAGAAATAGGTTCAATGATTGCAGATGCAATAGACAAGGTAAGTTTTGATGGAGTAATAACAGTTGAGGAATCCAAATCTCTTGCCACTGAACTAGATATCACTGAAGGGATGGCCTTTGACAGAGGGTATAGCTCTCCGTATTTTGTTACTGATGAAGATAGATTAATTTGTGAATTTGAAAATCCTTCGATACTAATTACCGACAAAAAGATTTCATCAATTGCAGATCTCATACCTGTTCTAGAGACAGTTCAAAAAAATGGAACACCATTAATAATTCTTGCCGAAGAAGTAGAGGGTGAAGCATTAGCCACATTAGTTGTAAATAAAAATCGTGGTGTTTTACAGGTAGCAGCTGTTAGGGCCCCATCATTTGGCGAGAGAAGAAAAGCTGCTCTTGGAGATATTGCTGTACTAACTGGCGGCACATTAATAAGCGAAGACAAAGCAATGAGTCTTGAGAAAGTTCAAATTTCTGATCTAGGCCAGGCCAGAAGAGTAACAATTACAAAAGATACCACCACAATTGTCGCGAACGAGACTCAAAACACTGAACTATCTAATCGCATTGCCTCAATCAAGAGAGAACTTGACGAAACAGATTCTGAGTATGACCAAGAGAAGTTAAACGAGAGAATAGCTAAACTTGCAGGCGGTGTAGCTGTAATTAAAGTTGGTGCGCCAACTGAAACCGAGTTAAAAAACAGAAAACTAAGAATTGAGGATGCTCTCAACGCAACTCGTGCAGCTATTGAAGAAGGTATTGTTGCAGGTGGAGGAACTACTCTTCTAGAACTAAGTGATGGTCTTGAAGATTTATCTAATAAGCTAGAAGGTGATCAAAGAACCGGAGTTGAAATTATAAAAAGAGCATTGAGTGCGCCAACAAAACAGATCGCTATAAATGCTGGATTTAATGGAGATGTTGTTGTTTCAGATATTAAAAGGTTAGGTAAAGGCTTCAATGCACAAACTGGAGAGTATGTGGATTTACTTGAAGCAGGAATCTTAGACGCTTCAAAAGTAATAAGGCTTGCTCTTCAAGATGCTGTTTCAATTGCTTCCCTTCTCATAACAACTGAAGTTGTTATTGCTGACAAACCTGAGCCTCCATCAGCACCAGGAGCCGAAGGAGGTGACCCTATGGGCGGAATGGGCGGAATGGGCGGAATGGGCGGAATGGGCGGAATGGGCGGAATGGGCGGAATGGGTATGCCAGGAATGATGTAA
- a CDS encoding 4-hydroxybenzoate polyprenyltransferase, translating into MNNLLTQKMGYYFQLLRWNKPSGRLILLIPAGWSLWLTPAAPPSLLVLGIIILGGLFVSGAGCIANDIWDRKFDKKVIRTKERPLANGKVSLKAAWILLILMLFFSLFIVLSIPQESRNLCLLLSSLSLPFILLYPSAKRWFQYPQLILSICWGFSVLIPWAASESSLAGGVTLIFCWLATIFWTFGFDTVYAMADESEDKVIGLNSSAISLGGKSLKTVSFCYFLTCVFLALAAVKANLGLIYWPFWLITTLGMQREVFLLNSKSKGIKTSGLHFSNQVRLGSLLLLGMIFSKII; encoded by the coding sequence GTGAATAATCTTCTTACCCAAAAAATGGGATATTATTTTCAACTTCTTAGATGGAACAAACCCAGCGGAAGATTGATACTTCTCATTCCCGCTGGCTGGTCTCTTTGGTTAACTCCTGCAGCCCCTCCTTCTCTACTAGTTTTAGGAATAATAATTTTAGGTGGATTATTTGTAAGCGGTGCTGGATGTATCGCTAATGATATTTGGGACAGAAAGTTTGACAAGAAGGTAATAAGAACAAAAGAGAGACCATTGGCCAATGGAAAAGTATCTCTAAAGGCAGCATGGATATTACTAATTTTAATGTTATTTTTTAGTCTATTTATAGTTCTTTCAATCCCACAAGAAAGTAGAAATTTATGCCTTCTACTTTCATCCCTATCATTACCTTTTATTCTTTTATATCCATCAGCAAAAAGATGGTTTCAATATCCCCAACTTATTCTTTCTATTTGCTGGGGTTTTTCAGTTTTAATCCCTTGGGCAGCAAGTGAATCTTCTTTAGCAGGAGGAGTAACATTAATATTTTGTTGGCTTGCAACTATTTTTTGGACTTTCGGTTTTGATACTGTTTATGCAATGGCAGATGAAAGTGAAGACAAAGTAATTGGTCTAAATAGCAGTGCGATCAGTCTCGGGGGAAAGTCATTAAAAACAGTTTCTTTTTGCTACTTTTTAACTTGTGTTTTTCTAGCTCTTGCTGCTGTCAAAGCAAATTTAGGATTAATATATTGGCCTTTTTGGTTGATAACTACTTTAGGAATGCAAAGAGAGGTTTTCTTATTAAATTCAAAATCAAAAGGTATTAAGACTTCAGGTTTGCATTTCAGCAATCAAGTGAGACTTGGCAGTTTATTACTTCTTGGCATGATCTTCAGCAAGATTATTTAA
- a CDS encoding S66 peptidase family protein, with amino-acid sequence MTEPIKKGDLFHIVAASSPITKKEDLHSGIKVLQGWGLICNHFDEIDRSWGYLAGNDEVRFNELHPNYHYPLLAFARGGWGSARLLEKKQPWKEGWMIGFSDLTSILLARLASGFQGGIHGPLITTLGSEPDWSKDRLKSILFGNCVPDIYGEPWGGGISKGRLIVGNLTVLTHLIGTEHLPSFKKSILIIEDIGEAPYRIDRMLTHLRLAGVLQQLSGLGFGSFTGCDNEKNVDKSKTFKLLDIFKDRTQDLKIPIVSSLPIGHCCGNASLPLGSQAILNGDKGSLSLLK; translated from the coding sequence ATGACTGAACCTATAAAAAAAGGAGATCTTTTCCACATAGTAGCGGCAAGTTCGCCAATAACTAAAAAAGAAGATCTTCACTCTGGGATCAAAGTCCTTCAGGGATGGGGATTAATATGTAACCATTTCGATGAAATAGATAGGTCATGGGGTTATTTAGCAGGTAATGATGAAGTTAGATTTAATGAATTACACCCAAACTATCATTACCCTCTCTTAGCTTTTGCAAGAGGTGGGTGGGGATCAGCAAGATTGCTAGAAAAAAAACAACCATGGAAAGAAGGTTGGATGATAGGCTTTTCTGATTTGACTTCAATACTTCTTGCACGGCTAGCCAGTGGATTTCAAGGAGGCATTCATGGTCCACTAATTACAACTTTAGGTTCCGAACCCGATTGGAGTAAAGACAGGCTTAAATCAATTTTGTTTGGCAATTGCGTACCAGATATTTATGGGGAACCGTGGGGAGGAGGGATTTCAAAGGGGCGTCTGATAGTTGGCAACCTTACTGTCCTGACTCACTTAATTGGGACTGAACATCTACCAAGTTTCAAAAAATCAATTTTAATCATCGAAGATATTGGAGAAGCTCCCTACAGAATTGACAGAATGCTAACTCACTTAAGATTGGCTGGAGTTCTACAACAGCTATCTGGACTAGGTTTTGGTTCGTTTACAGGTTGTGATAATGAGAAGAACGTCGACAAATCAAAGACGTTTAAGCTTCTTGATATTTTCAAAGATCGAACACAAGACCTTAAAATCCCAATCGTTTCAAGTCTGCCTATTGGACACTGCTGTGGGAATGCATCACTTCCACTAGGCAGTCAAGCCATCTTAAATGGCGACAAAGGGAGCCTTAGTCTTTTAAAGTAG
- the fabG gene encoding 3-oxoacyl-[acyl-carrier-protein] reductase, with the protein MTLSKLLEGQTAIVTGASRGIGKAIAIFLAKEGAEVIINYSSSLENANKVVSEINSFGGKAYPLQADISNENSVNELIKTVLEKNNKIDVLVNNAGITKDGLLMRMKTDDWQKVLDLNLSGVFYCTRAVSRQMLKQKKGRIINITSVVGLMGNPGQANYSAAKAGVVGLTQSAAKEFASRGITVNAVAPGFISTDMTKDLNSESILSAIPLGRFGNPEDVAGAVRFLAADPSAAYITGQTIQVDGGMVMS; encoded by the coding sequence ATGACATTATCAAAATTACTTGAAGGTCAGACTGCAATTGTAACTGGCGCAAGCAGGGGAATTGGTAAGGCTATTGCAATTTTTCTAGCGAAGGAAGGAGCAGAAGTAATCATCAATTATTCTTCATCTTTGGAGAATGCAAATAAAGTCGTATCAGAAATAAACTCCTTTGGAGGGAAGGCATACCCTCTTCAAGCTGATATTTCTAATGAAAACTCAGTAAATGAATTAATAAAAACAGTATTGGAGAAAAATAATAAAATTGATGTTCTAGTCAATAACGCAGGGATAACTAAAGATGGCCTTTTAATGAGAATGAAAACGGACGATTGGCAGAAAGTTTTAGACCTTAATTTGAGTGGTGTTTTTTATTGCACAAGAGCGGTATCCAGGCAGATGTTGAAGCAAAAAAAAGGAAGAATTATCAATATTACTTCTGTGGTTGGATTGATGGGAAACCCAGGACAAGCAAATTATTCTGCAGCCAAGGCAGGAGTAGTAGGCCTTACACAAAGCGCTGCAAAAGAATTTGCAAGCAGAGGGATTACTGTGAATGCAGTTGCCCCAGGTTTCATTTCAACTGACATGACAAAAGACCTGAACAGTGAATCAATCCTTTCTGCTATCCCTCTTGGACGATTCGGGAATCCTGAGGATGTTGCCGGAGCAGTGAGGTTCTTAGCAGCAGATCCTTCCGCTGCTTACATAACTGGCCAGACAATTCAAGTTGATGGTGGGATGGTTATGAGTTGA
- the ispD gene encoding 2-C-methyl-D-erythritol 4-phosphate cytidylyltransferase, which produces MHLLIAAAGSGSRMGADKNKLLLKVAGKTVLEWTLKAAFEAKTISWIGIIGQPKDKNPICSILDNSVKAVQWINGGSTRQQSVQLGLAALPNDAESVLIHDGARCLVRSFVFDEISKIVSKGQSVIAASQVTDTIKKVDKDGEIIESPPRSDLWAAQTPQGFPVNKLKHAHSEAISKGWNVTDDASLFERLGLPVKIYDAGPSNIKVTTPFDLVIAESLLSTLKD; this is translated from the coding sequence TTGCATTTGTTAATTGCGGCGGCAGGAAGTGGAAGTCGAATGGGTGCTGATAAAAACAAGCTTCTTTTGAAGGTTGCAGGTAAGACGGTTTTAGAATGGACTTTGAAAGCGGCTTTCGAGGCTAAAACAATCTCTTGGATTGGAATTATTGGACAACCCAAAGATAAAAATCCCATTTGTTCAATTCTTGATAACTCAGTAAAGGCAGTTCAATGGATCAATGGAGGATCAACAAGACAGCAGTCAGTTCAACTGGGATTAGCGGCCCTTCCAAATGATGCTGAGTCTGTGCTGATTCATGATGGAGCAAGATGCTTGGTGAGATCATTCGTTTTTGATGAAATCTCAAAGATTGTTTCCAAGGGACAATCTGTTATTGCTGCTTCACAAGTCACTGACACCATAAAAAAGGTTGATAAAGATGGTGAGATTATTGAGAGCCCTCCTCGCTCAGATTTATGGGCGGCACAGACACCTCAGGGTTTTCCAGTAAATAAACTGAAGCATGCTCATAGTGAAGCAATCTCCAAAGGATGGAATGTAACTGATGATGCATCCTTGTTTGAACGTTTGGGATTGCCAGTGAAAATATATGATGCAGGACCTTCAAATATTAAAGTAACCACTCCATTTGATCTTGTGATTGCAGAGTCTTTATTGTCTACTTTAAAAGACTAA
- a CDS encoding ABC transporter permease: MITTNPSLNKEKQSVNDLNEMLQETSALTWRLFIQLIRRPSTLFAGILQPLIWLLLFAALFSKAPIDFLPGGSSYGEFLGAGLIVFTAFSGALNAGLPLMFDREFGFLNRLLVAPLSSRSSIVISSVIYITSISLLQSFAIMATSALLGYGWPSLGGFLLIAITLLLLVFAITGLSLGLAFVLPGHIELIAIIFIANLPVLFASTALAPISFMPAWLGWIASINPLTFAIEPIRMAYYNSVDLNAVLINAPYGEVNGYSCLAILLILTVGLFFLIRPLLNRKLA; encoded by the coding sequence ATGATTACTACAAATCCATCGCTTAATAAGGAAAAGCAATCTGTAAATGATTTGAATGAAATGTTGCAAGAGACTTCTGCCTTAACATGGAGGCTTTTTATTCAATTAATTCGACGACCTTCAACGTTATTTGCTGGAATTCTTCAGCCTTTGATATGGCTTTTGCTTTTTGCAGCGTTATTCTCTAAAGCTCCTATTGATTTTTTGCCTGGCGGTAGTAGTTATGGAGAATTCCTTGGTGCAGGATTAATAGTATTTACTGCTTTTAGTGGTGCGCTTAATGCTGGACTCCCTTTGATGTTTGATCGGGAATTTGGTTTTCTTAATAGACTATTAGTTGCACCATTGAGTAGTAGAAGTTCAATCGTAATTTCTTCAGTAATCTACATAACTTCTATTAGCCTTTTGCAGAGTTTTGCAATAATGGCTACTTCTGCTCTCTTGGGTTATGGATGGCCAAGTCTGGGAGGTTTTCTTCTCATAGCAATAACTCTCTTGTTGTTGGTTTTCGCAATAACTGGTCTAAGTCTTGGATTGGCATTTGTTTTACCAGGACATATAGAACTAATTGCAATTATATTTATCGCTAATCTACCTGTTCTTTTTGCTAGTACAGCTTTGGCCCCCATATCTTTTATGCCTGCATGGCTTGGATGGATAGCATCAATTAATCCATTAACATTTGCGATTGAACCCATACGAATGGCTTACTACAATTCTGTTGATCTGAATGCAGTTTTAATTAATGCTCCCTATGGAGAAGTAAATGGATATTCTTGCCTAGCAATTCTATTAATTCTTACAGTTGGATTGTTTTTTCTTATTAGACCTCTTTTAAATCGCAAACTTGCTTGA
- a CDS encoding Ppx/GppA phosphatase family protein, translating into MLGESINNSSERNSIELDLGEKQDAELCRVGTIDIGTNSTHLLIAKIERKLNTFSIELAEKSTTRLGERDPQTGELTSLAMNRAFSTLKRFKDLSESYKVESLIIAATSAVREAPNGKTFIAEIKNKLGLDVELISGAEEARLIYLGVLSGMQFGNKPHLVLDIGGGSTELILADSSEARALTSTKIGAVRLQREFIKKDPISSQNELFLRSFIRGSMESAIDKVSKRIEAGEIPVLVATSGTAMAIGSLISNRENHIQSKLQGYKITKNNLDIIVSQLIKMTPSERSQLSSLSERRSEIIVPGALILQTIMNMVDVNEIILSERALREGLVVDWMCRNNYLKDQLSFQGSIRERTVIHQAKRFGVNSKRSKSVSEFALTFYDQTKGILHNDNGGGRDLLWAAAKLHACGKQINISAYHKHSWYLIKNGELLGYSQSEHLMVAAIARYHRKSFPKKRHESWQLLVDESQRSLVGDMSLLLRLSCSLDKRPEPLVSKIIIEANNKKVDIELIPNNLGQNLDLEKWSLTKAISLIKKIRDVDINIL; encoded by the coding sequence ATGCTAGGTGAGTCAATAAATAATTCCTCTGAAAGGAATTCTATTGAATTAGATCTTGGCGAAAAGCAAGATGCTGAATTATGCCGTGTGGGAACAATTGATATTGGCACCAACTCAACGCATTTATTAATTGCAAAGATTGAGCGAAAATTAAATACTTTTAGTATTGAACTTGCAGAGAAATCGACAACACGACTAGGAGAAAGAGATCCTCAGACAGGAGAACTTACATCCCTTGCTATGAATAGGGCTTTTTCAACATTAAAGAGGTTTAAGGATTTATCAGAAAGTTATAAAGTTGAGAGTCTTATTATTGCCGCTACAAGTGCAGTTAGAGAAGCACCAAATGGAAAAACCTTTATTGCTGAAATTAAAAATAAGTTAGGCTTAGATGTTGAATTGATAAGCGGAGCAGAAGAAGCAAGATTGATTTATCTAGGTGTCCTTTCAGGGATGCAATTTGGAAATAAACCTCATCTGGTCCTAGACATTGGTGGAGGTTCGACAGAATTAATCCTTGCTGATAGCTCTGAGGCTCGAGCTTTAACAAGTACAAAGATTGGAGCAGTAAGATTACAAAGAGAATTTATTAAAAAAGATCCAATATCCTCTCAAAATGAATTGTTTTTAAGGTCATTTATCAGAGGCTCTATGGAGTCTGCAATTGATAAAGTATCTAAGAGGATTGAAGCGGGAGAAATACCAGTTTTAGTAGCAACTAGTGGAACTGCTATGGCTATTGGGTCGTTAATATCTAATAGAGAAAATCATATTCAATCAAAATTACAAGGATATAAAATCACAAAAAATAATTTAGATATAATTGTTAGTCAGTTAATTAAAATGACACCTTCTGAACGGAGTCAATTATCCTCTTTAAGTGAAAGAAGATCTGAGATTATTGTTCCAGGTGCTTTGATTTTGCAAACCATAATGAATATGGTCGATGTTAATGAAATTATTTTAAGTGAAAGAGCTCTTCGAGAAGGATTAGTTGTTGATTGGATGTGTCGAAATAATTATTTAAAAGATCAGCTGAGCTTTCAAGGATCAATTAGAGAAAGAACAGTTATTCATCAAGCGAAAAGATTTGGTGTTAATTCAAAACGATCAAAAAGTGTATCAGAATTTGCACTTACTTTTTATGATCAGACTAAGGGGATTTTGCACAATGATAATGGTGGAGGTAGAGATCTTTTGTGGGCAGCAGCTAAGCTTCACGCATGTGGTAAGCAAATTAATATAAGTGCCTATCACAAGCATTCGTGGTATTTAATCAAAAATGGAGAGCTCTTAGGTTATTCCCAAAGTGAGCATTTAATGGTAGCTGCTATCGCAAGATACCACAGGAAAAGTTTTCCAAAGAAAAGACATGAATCTTGGCAATTATTGGTTGATGAAAGTCAAAGAAGTTTGGTAGGTGATATGTCTTTACTTCTTAGACTTTCATGTTCTTTGGATAAAAGACCAGAACCTTTGGTATCCAAAATAATTATTGAAGCTAATAACAAGAAAGTTGATATAGAGCTAATTCCTAATAACTTAGGCCAAAATCTAGATCTTGAGAAATGGAGCTTAACTAAGGCAATTTCACTTATTAAAAAGATTAGAGATGTTGATATAAATATACTTTAG
- a CDS encoding heme o synthase encodes MVSSTSDLISNPVNREEIVPSRKRIKLPAWLEVAKPRLIPLLLATTVGGMALSEEWPLPSPKLVCTLGGGALAAAAAGALNCLWEQDLDKRMKRTSNRALPSGRLSQTSVFIGAIACTLAASALLLSGVNCLAAGLTLLGLCSYVLLYTAFLKPRTSQNIVFGGVAGAIPPLVGASAAAGHIGLGGWWLFSLVMVWTPAHFWALAILLKEDYRSVGIPMLPTVSGPFVTAKAISVYGYLTVFLSFLGCFVLPEGGLLYGMLLLPYNSRLLQLVSRLRDNPEDLDRAKGLFRWSILYMFGVCFLIVISRLQVSIVFNDQLIALIKDFFIGFS; translated from the coding sequence ATGGTTAGCTCTACATCAGATTTAATTTCAAACCCCGTTAATCGCGAGGAAATCGTTCCTTCTAGAAAGCGTATTAAATTACCAGCCTGGTTAGAGGTCGCCAAACCAAGATTAATTCCTCTTTTACTTGCCACTACTGTTGGTGGGATGGCTCTTTCGGAAGAATGGCCATTACCTTCTCCAAAATTGGTGTGCACTCTAGGTGGAGGGGCTCTTGCAGCTGCGGCTGCAGGTGCCCTTAATTGCTTGTGGGAACAAGATCTTGATAAGCGGATGAAACGCACCAGTAATAGAGCATTGCCTTCTGGTCGACTTTCTCAGACTTCTGTTTTTATTGGAGCAATTGCTTGTACTCTTGCTGCTTCAGCCCTTTTATTAAGTGGAGTTAACTGTTTAGCAGCAGGACTTACTCTTTTAGGACTTTGTAGTTATGTGCTTCTTTACACAGCGTTCTTAAAGCCGAGAACATCTCAAAATATAGTTTTTGGTGGAGTCGCTGGCGCAATCCCTCCTCTTGTTGGAGCTTCGGCAGCGGCAGGACACATTGGATTAGGTGGTTGGTGGCTATTCTCTTTGGTTATGGTTTGGACCCCAGCACATTTTTGGGCTTTGGCCATCTTGTTAAAAGAGGACTATCGATCTGTTGGGATACCTATGCTTCCAACAGTTAGTGGCCCTTTCGTTACAGCTAAAGCTATATCTGTGTATGGATATCTAACTGTATTCTTGAGTTTTTTAGGCTGCTTTGTTTTACCTGAAGGAGGTTTGTTATATGGAATGTTACTACTTCCATATAATTCACGACTTCTTCAATTGGTTTCCAGATTAAGAGATAATCCAGAGGATTTAGATCGAGCTAAGGGTTTGTTTAGGTGGTCTATTCTTTATATGTTTGGAGTTTGTTTTTTGATTGTCATTAGTAGATTACAAGTGTCAATTGTTTTTAATGATCAGTTGATAGCTTTGATTAAAGACTTCTTTATAGGGTTTTCGTAA
- a CDS encoding ABC transporter ATP-binding protein, whose product MFFIQLRDLFKSYGSVRALNGLNLQVPKGSLYGLLGPNGAGKSTALRIICTLLSPDSGSVEVGGFNALLEEKETRRRLGYVAQDVAIDKILTGRELLQLQGDLYHLDKKHKKKRIEELIQRLDMHEWIDRRCGSFSGGMKRRLDLASGLLHEPELLILDEPTVGLDIESRSVIWGLLKELRNNETTILLSSHYLEEVDELADEMAIIDQGKVIASGKPDDLKKELGGDRVTLRVREFSDEVEAESVRKLIKNINGVSNVVVNQKQGYSLNFLVQSNDVISNLSGHLSKENFEVFALSHSRPSLDDVYLQATGKTLMDAELELAGKRDIKLENKKSMR is encoded by the coding sequence ATGTTTTTCATCCAACTAAGAGATTTATTTAAGTCGTATGGCTCTGTTAGAGCTCTTAATGGGCTCAACCTTCAAGTGCCAAAGGGTTCTTTGTATGGGTTGTTGGGGCCAAACGGGGCCGGTAAGAGTACTGCACTTAGAATTATCTGCACTCTTCTTTCCCCTGATTCTGGGTCTGTTGAGGTAGGAGGATTTAATGCTTTGCTTGAAGAAAAAGAAACTAGGCGAAGATTGGGTTACGTAGCTCAAGACGTTGCTATCGATAAAATCCTTACAGGTAGAGAGTTGCTACAACTTCAAGGAGATCTTTATCATCTAGATAAAAAACATAAGAAAAAAAGAATAGAAGAATTGATTCAGAGACTTGATATGCATGAATGGATTGATAGAAGATGTGGTTCCTTTTCGGGAGGTATGAAAAGAAGACTTGACCTCGCTTCAGGATTGTTGCATGAACCAGAATTATTGATTCTTGATGAACCTACTGTTGGGTTGGACATCGAAAGCCGATCAGTTATTTGGGGCTTATTGAAGGAACTAAGGAACAATGAAACTACAATTCTTTTAAGTAGTCATTATCTTGAGGAAGTAGATGAACTGGCAGATGAGATGGCTATTATTGATCAAGGAAAAGTTATTGCTAGTGGAAAACCAGATGATTTAAAAAAAGAACTAGGTGGAGACAGAGTGACACTTAGAGTGCGAGAGTTCAGTGATGAAGTAGAAGCTGAATCTGTAAGGAAATTAATTAAAAATATTAATGGTGTATCAAATGTAGTCGTGAATCAAAAGCAAGGTTACTCTTTAAACTTTTTAGTTCAAAGTAATGATGTTATATCAAACTTGTCAGGTCATCTTTCAAAAGAAAATTTTGAAGTCTTTGCACTTTCTCATAGTCGACCAAGTTTAGATGATGTTTATTTGCAGGCGACTGGCAAAACTCTTATGGATGCTGAATTAGAACTTGCCGGTAAAAGAGATATTAAGCTTGAGAATAAGAAATCAATGCGTTAA
- a CDS encoding COX15/CtaA family protein, with protein MAAHVVVALIALVVIGGATRVMEAGLACPDWPLCYGSFLPGRQMNLQVFLEWFHRLDAFFVGIALITQFAFSLYWVKTLPKWLPWTYGFLTLLVAFQGFLGALTVLQLLPSLVVMAHLAVAFTLVAIMSGVTQQLLNPGKSIFPLWLRCFGFLSLFSVIAQSLLGSRVATSWAAQRCLDFGESCNLLLLHRTSAIPVSFLVILFVIVASLNRDVFINQWPYLLTIIFLIILQIFLGVFSINIGMSEPSLIIAHQLIACLLVALISALNFKGRGIDKSSQSLFITQSILETCHG; from the coding sequence ATGGCTGCTCATGTGGTAGTTGCTCTTATCGCTCTTGTAGTGATTGGCGGGGCTACTAGGGTAATGGAGGCTGGTCTCGCTTGCCCAGACTGGCCTCTATGTTACGGATCGTTTTTGCCTGGTAGGCAAATGAATTTACAAGTATTCTTGGAATGGTTTCATCGTTTAGATGCCTTCTTCGTAGGGATTGCTCTAATTACTCAATTTGCCTTTTCTTTGTACTGGGTAAAAACTTTACCTAAATGGCTTCCTTGGACTTATGGCTTTTTAACTCTATTGGTTGCTTTTCAGGGCTTTTTAGGTGCATTGACAGTGCTGCAATTATTGCCATCTTTAGTTGTCATGGCTCATCTTGCAGTTGCATTTACTCTTGTTGCAATCATGAGTGGGGTGACTCAACAATTGCTTAATCCTGGTAAATCAATTTTCCCACTTTGGCTTCGTTGCTTTGGCTTCTTATCACTTTTTTCAGTAATAGCTCAGTCTTTATTAGGTAGTCGAGTGGCGACCTCGTGGGCAGCTCAAAGATGCTTGGATTTTGGAGAATCTTGCAATCTTTTGCTACTGCATCGGACAAGTGCTATCCCAGTGAGCTTTTTGGTGATTTTATTTGTAATAGTTGCATCTTTAAATAGAGATGTTTTTATCAACCAATGGCCCTATCTTTTGACGATTATTTTTTTGATTATCTTACAAATCTTTTTAGGAGTTTTTTCTATTAATATAGGCATGAGTGAACCTAGTCTTATCATTGCTCATCAATTAATCGCTTGCTTGTTAGTGGCACTAATATCAGCTTTGAATTTTAAAGGTAGAGGAATTGATAAATCTTCTCAATCACTTTTTATAACTCAATCAATTTTGGAGACATGTCATGGTTAG